The genomic DNA CCCGTCTTAATTTCATGGCAACGCGTATCGTTAATGTCATACTTTTGTTATACGTTGATATACGCTCGTTTACGTCGATTACAACTAGTCAAAGCGTATTAGCCGTATGAATAAGTAAACGAATAAACGAATGAATAATAATCGGCGTCATTGCTGCTGCAGATACAGTGGGGCAGAGGACAGACGGACAGACGTCCCTTTGACGATATCTTTTCGCAAATTCGGCTGACTCTGCCTGGGATTTTGTTCGCTCGAGAGTCGCAAGAATCGAAAGACTCGAGGCGGCAACGTAAACAGAACGAGCGGTAGTCGCTTTCGAAGGATTTGCAAGAATCTTACGAtcgattctcattgagaattataagcaaCTTATTCTGGCCTTTTTTAAGGTACCTTATTTGCCCCATTTAATAAGCGTTTATCGTAGCGATTTCTTCTTCCGCCGCTTCTCCGACGCGATGCCCACGACGAACGTCGAGTTTCGATATTTCTGCCGCTCGAGTTACGAAAAGCTGCGAAACCAACGACGCTGTTAACGGCCGACACAGACTGGGGGAACAACTAAACGGCAAGTCGTATATTTGCAGGTTTACGCAGCTCGCTGCTCGTAAAGATGCACGGTAAGTGACGAAAATCTGTTTTTCACGGTAGCACAGCCAGGCGGAAAAATATGCGCATAGGTGGAACACTTTTCCGGACAGATGGTGGCGCGATGCTACGACAACGTAGGCTAATTTTTCACACGCTGAAACTCGCTTTCGAAACGTTCGAAATCGGTGGGTGGGTGGTGGAAAGTCGATTCGATGGGCCGCGACGACTCGTCGACGAACGACGATGGCTCGGGACGAGGACAGGAGGCGCGAAGGGTCGCGCGTAACGGATAATGGATTTCGGCGGCGCGTGCAACGGTTCGGCGCGTGCGTTCTCCAGGAGCGTTTCACCCCCCGGTCCGTGCACTCGACGCGCTTACACCCTATATATTTCGAGGAAACGCGAGATGAACCGGTACACGGCACGCGATTTTTGCCGAAGAAACACTCGCGGACTCGCATTGCAACTTTAACCACCACCGACGGTACCACGTTCCCACCTCCGATAGAAGTCAAATCGACAATGACGCGCCACTGTTTTCTCGTTCTCTCGATTCTGGCTCTCTCGATCGCCGGTTGCGTATTGGCCGTCCAGGTAAAATCTTTCTTActattttttctctctttctctctctcactctggCTTGTCATTTCGTCGTTGTAACGTCGTTCCTCTAGTTCGAAGAAGCTAGGCAAGTCAGAGTTTCGATCGTTCGCGGAATTTCGAGTCACGCGATCGAAAACAGCGATCTTCGCGATAGCTGGCGCGACTTTCTGTCGCATGGTTCGCTATTGGATCGTAAAAGCGGCGCGACCAGATCGGTACGAAAGCGTCGTCGAACGTCAGAAAGACAGTCACGGACGAACGAAGCGTAAATTCACCGAAGAAAAGTTTTACGAATACGTGGAACGCGACGATCGTCGTCGCGTTGCCCGGGAAGGCAACGGGAAAAGCTAGCGGGGGTTTCTCCATTGATTCAGCGACGCGTCGTACGGCAAAAGAAGGACGTAGAGCAGATGGACGTTCGTCGGGAACGGTGCGGGAAATCACGCGGGAAATCTCGCGGAGGATCTCGCGGTCGGAGAAATTTTCTCGGGGATCGATCTCCGGATACGTCGCGTGACTGTGAATCGAGCGGATGGTCGCGTGAGGAGCGTTCGCGACGAACGAGGCACTATTTCCAACGTAATCGAACGACGCGTTGGTTGCAGGCTGAAACCAGCTCCCTGCGAAGAGAGTTTTACGGGCCGAGCAAGCCGGAATTCCTCGTTGAATATCTGGAAGGTCACGGTAAGTGAAAAGAGACTGATTCCGTGTATCTCGTACGCTTGTTTCTCGTATACGCTTGTGTCTGGTCCGCGGAGGAAACCAAGACGTTTCTCCGTCGCTTCGTGCGCGTCGTATTCGCCGTGATATCTGCGCTTAACCGATGGTGAGAAAACGCGCGAGCTGGGTCCTGGTGGCGGAGGTTGGTGCATCACGGTGAAGGGAACGAAGATGGACGAACGACCTCTTACCTGCGATCGACGATCGACGGATTTCAGGTTCGCCGCGGGAGAATGCGGCGCAAGACGAACGATATCAGTCGGCTCGACCTAGCTACGTGGAACGCCGGTTGTTCAGCAGGGGATCGATCCTTCCGGGAAAAGGTCGGTGGTACGTCCACGAAGGAAAGGCCGAAGACGATCGATTCTCGCGAAACCTCGATCAGATCGGTGGCGGCAACCTGTTGCGCAGGGGACTGGTGGTCGAGCGAGACGGCTCGTACGACAGCTCCCGTCGCTGGTTGCCATCGCGGAGAAATCTCGATCAAATAGGAGGCGGAAATTTGCTTCGAGAGGCGGACTATCGGAACGAACGCAACTTGGACAGCATCGGTGGGGGAAATCTCGTTCGCGGACTGGACGGCGCGGCCGATCATCTTCGTAGGAATTTGGATCAGATCGGTGGAGGAAATTTGGTGCGCAATTTGCCCGACGACGCGTCTCGAGAGCCGGCCGAGACCCGGTAGAGACGACCCGACTGGCACCTCGGTAGCGCGGACGCTGCATGAACGCGATAAATTTCGTTCTTTGCTCGCCCGTGTTTCCGCGGTCGATTCTGTGTAGCGTGTAGTACTAGAGCAACCATAGTAATAAAGGCTAACGCACGATTATCGCATAGCGCTGCAGagtcaattttttcttttctccttttttttccacCTCTGGTTCTCGCCTCTTTTCGTCTCCTCGACGTCGTTTCTCGCTCGCGCGCAGCTACCGAAAATTGTACTAACGCAACGCGTTTCTCCGTTTCGTTCAAGCTGCGAGGAAACAGCGCGACGACCAGGACGACCCAGCGGATGACCGTCCGCGGCGCGTTCGTCCGTTCGCGCGGGACACGCAGGCTCGTCTCTCCTCCGGATCGACGAGGTATCTCGCCGACGACTACGCGGACGAGTCGTCGGCCGCCAGGTAAGACGCGCCCCTCGTTGCCTCGCTTCTCTTTTATCGCCTTGCCGTTCGTTTGTTCGCAGCAAATCGATCGCGCTCTCTCCGATCGATAGACAACTGCTCGAGCGGTTCGTCAAGCGAAACATCGACGAGATCGACCGCACGGCTTTCGACAATTTCTTCAAGCGAAACCTCGACGAGATAGATCGCGTCGGCTGGAGCGGATTCGTCAAGAGATTCGCAGACGACACGATCACCGGCGACGGCAGAATCAACGTCCTGGCACAGCGCGGCTGAAACAAATTCCACGCGTTGGAAAGCATCGAACCATCGCTTCCCATTCCCGCCACGATACTCCATcaccttcttctctttcttttcctctgtcTTGCTTCTCGCCATCGAGCAACCCTATCGAAACGATCGTCTCGTCCGAGAGAGAAAATTTATTTGGTCTGCCGCGACTCGCCGAGAAGACGAACCTCCGGCATGGTACGCACTCGACTCCGACCGTCCATCGATTTTCGCGCCACGACCGCCCCGGTCTCTCGGTGTCCGCAAGCCGAGAATTTCGACAGAGGATTCCGCGTGGCACCGTCGCCCACTCGTTCCGCCTCTTCGACCCCGTCCTTTTCTCCCGCGACTCGTCGATCCTCCGCGCTCTTCCTCTCGGCAGCTGCAACCACCCTCTCGATCTCCGTCGTTACGTCGACGGGCGTCTCCACCTTCGCGTTCTCTCGATTACGATCCATACGTACCAGCTGTGTCCGACGATCGAAACGTCGCGCGATTAGTTTCCGTTTCGCGCTGCTCCGAACGTTTCGGGGCCGACGACGAGCGAAAAAGCGACGACCATACCTCGATCACGTTCTCCTCGAGGCCCGTGAACCGTCGTAACACCGCTGCCAGGTTCGCGCTCTGCGTCGTTATCCGACCGGTAACTCGCAGTTCCTTGCCGACGTCCTCCTCGATCTGCGAACGCGCGTTCCATTcgatttttctttatcttcgttCGATTCGTCTTCGTCGTACGGTACAGGTCCGTTTATCCGAACTTTTCGCCGTACGATTTACGCAATCGGAGTTCGTACAACGGCAGATCAACGATTTTTCTATTACTTTTCGCTCGCGCGATAAGAGCTCGCGACATTTTTCTGTTTGCGatcttaacactttaccgaccgctggcgattcaacagcatacgcacgtccgaccggcatctcaggcgcagattctccctggcgctgGCTCTGTTTCCGTTTAGACTCTCCGATACCATTCTTtttgttcatcgcgaacggtacgtttttcaaattgatataaaacGCAACTGAGCAAAGTACCTtggtactaaataacaaattactgctaaAATAATGTGAAAGattgtcggcgacaaaaagccgattaatggACTATCGATCGGTAACTATCGGTGGAAGAAACCGATTAACCGGccatcggtcggtaaagtgtcaATCCGGATACAGAGAAATTACTCATCCTACTCGGCTGTTAATTGCTTtacatcgtttaacgttattgtATCTATACAAGGGTTCTCAGCTATtagacgaataaataaataaagaaataaagtttcgCACCGATAAGTGGAATTCGGATAAACTGAATTCTACCTTGGCGATAGAGTTAAATTGGAAAAGATAGCGATACGTACCTCGTTCATTCCCATGGCCACTCGTTCGCTGATGTAGCGGAGGTTGTCGCGTGCCCGTCGAACCTGTCAACACGCGAGGAATGCTAGCGGAAGATTGGTACGCGCGATCGATCGTTCATCGACTATAATACGTTACTATCGTGGTGAATTCTCTCATCTCCGTCATGATCTTGCGCCGCAGTCTCGTAGCCGCTAGAAACTATACGATCGTTGTTACGCGACTTCTTTCGGCTCCTGCGGCCGATGCTACGAGATAATTCGTTTTGTGGTAGCTTACGCGTCGAAGAACGTAGAACAGAATCGCCATGTTGACGAACATTGGGATCGAGCTGCCGAGCACGTGTTGAACGAGCCGCATCGTCGCGCAACGATCAGACGTGAAACGCCGAGAAAATTTTCCTTTCCCGTGACATCGTCCTCCACGCGGTACTTTCCTATCGAATTTATACCTCGACGAAACAAAACACGACCTGACGCTTGGCCGCTGCCAACTTCGTTCCCAACCATCTTGTCTTTCCATTCTAATACGATTTCCCTCTTCGTTCCGATGTGTTGTGCTGGCATTTGGAACACGTGAAATCGCTTGGAATCTGCATACGTGGAGCTTCAAGCATCGAACAGTGTTGGAAATGATACGAATTCGTCGCCATATACCATACGACTGCGATTCCACGCGATTCGAAGTGTTTCGGTTCGCGTTACTATCGATCCTCCGTTTAGAATATCGGAAGATCGTAGTTGCGTGTATGCCGCTTGCGTTTTCTCGATTTTACGACACGAGATGTTCGATGGGTATATACTCGTCCGAGCGATAATTTAATAaggataatttaatattaactcTTCGTCCACTGGTCGTGTATagtttctttgtctttttttttttttttttgcttcttgACTGCCGCCTCTAAACGCATTTTTCTATCATATTTTTCCTTCGGAGTTGCTCACGCAGTCCCTTGCTTCTGATATTGTCAACATTGTGTACTTATCGAAGAACCGATAAAATAAACAATCGATAACAGGCTTGTGGTGACGTCCATGTCCATTACGCTATCCATACTCTTCCTACGTTATCTTAAAAACGGAAGAAACGGGGGTAATAATTTTCACGAAAGAAGAACGACGAAAGAAACACGAATACGtattaagaaataagaaaaacgaTAATACGAAGACGTTTGTATCGTTGTCGTTGCAATCGCTATGGATTCCGCGTAATTCGCGACATTATCGTTTTGCAATCGGTTTGAAAGTCCAACGACGTACGAACTTTCAAGTACTTGCCTATCCACGTTTTTCCCCTCGTGCGACGCGTTTTATAACGTGCACGCGCGCgagtatttataaattatacagcTACGCCTAGTGGTTCTTTAGCGCGGTATGTACGCGTTTGCGTGTCGTTGAAATCGCATCGATCGGTCGCTCGAGTTCGTGTCGCGATGTACGTACAACAACGATGCATGCTGCATGTGCATTTGCGTGTATAAACGTTCCCTCTCCCAGCGAACGAGTTTCCACGATAAGCGTATGTTTCGAACGGTAGCGTGTAATTGAGCAGATACTACGCGTCCGTTATCGTGAAACTCAATTAATTTAATGCAATTGCTCGAATTGACTCGATTTGCTTCGTTCCGTCGGTATACGTATATAGATTTACCGATCGGTCGGGTCCATACGATACGCAGAGTCCTTTCGAGGTTGTCCAAGTCGTGTGCGTGGCGTTCAAAGTCATTCGAAGGTCGTATTCGTTTCACTCGTTGGCGAAGCGGTTTAAAAATGGCGCGTGACAAAGATTGGCGCGAACCTGGTGGCGAAACGGCGCGTTAGAAAAGGTTCGTGGAGCCACTTGCAGCAGTGTGCTCGTGCACGACTGTTTCGAGTGTAGCGCTAACCACTCTGTGATTATTCCGCCCGAAGAATCGccaaaaatatgcaaaaatatgagAAGctcgagaaaataggagaaggTAAGCAAGCGCCTATTCTTTTTCGACTACCGATTACGTCTGGTTTCTCGTTTGGAATTCCGGTGTTGCGTGCCGAGTCGAGTGCATGTGACGTGTGAATGTGTGGTGTGTGCGTGTTTTTTGACAACCGATCGTAGAACGCGTCGTTCTCGCGATTCGCTAGCGAATACCAACGACATATTCATCTCTGGCGTACTTCAGGTACTTATGGAACCGTTTTCAAAGCCAAGAACCGCGAGACTCACGAAATCGTTGCTTTAAAGAGAGTTCGATTGGATGAAGACGACGAAGTAAGTTTATGGCGCCGACGTGATTCTGTCGCATTCGCGTCACTACAGATTCCCTTCCGATTCGAAACTCGATTTATCGTGACGACCTTTTCCGTTTGTTGCACGCAGGGTGTACCGTCGTCCGCGCTCAGAGAGATTTGTCTACTGAAAGAGTTGAAACATAAGAATGTAGTGAGGTTGTACGACGTATTGCACAGCGATAAAAAGTTGACGTTGGTTTTCGAACATTGCGATCAAGATTTGAAAAAGTATTTCGACAGTCTAAACGGAGAAATCGATTTGGACGTGGTCAAATCCTTTCTGTAAGTACCATTAATGACTCGTTTGTGATTTGCCGAACCGATTATACCGTTATGCATAGACCCTTTACCCTATGCTGACCGTGTGCTTTCTACGCTTCTCAGCTACCAATTGCTCCGTGGATTGGCATTTTGTCACAGTAGAAACGTATTGCACAGGGACCTTAAACCACAGAATTTGCTGATCAACAAGGTACGTGATTTTGTAATTTCCAgagaaattggaaaaagaaaaagttgctTTATCCTCTCAAATTTTTATTCAGAACGGCGAATTAAAGTTAGCCGATTTTGGACTGGCGAGAGCTTTTGGAATCCCTGTAAAATGCTACTCCGCGGAAGTCGTTACGTTATGGTACCGTCCACCGGACGTGCTCTTTGGAGCAAAATTATACACAACGTCCATCGATATGTGGAGCGCCGGTTGTATATTTGCCGGTAAGTAACCTTTTAACAAACAAGAGAGAAAAATACGATGCCGATCTCAACTGCGCAGAATTAGCAAACGCCGGTAGACCACTGTTTCCCGGTTCGGACGTAGACGATCAATTGAAGAGAATATTCAAGATGCTGGGTACGCCGGTCGAGGAAACGTGGCCGGATTTTACCACTCTTCCAGATTACAAGCCATTTCCACTCTATCACCCCGCTCAGGGATTGGCTCAAGTTACGCCGAAACTTAATTCCAGAGGCAGAGACTTGTTACAGGTATTTCATCGTATTCGATGTTTCGCGATAAAAATCGCTGGTCTCAAATTTTCACCAGGAAAACTTGTCCTTTTCAGAAGTTATTAGTATGCAATCCAGCGTTACGGCTGTCAGCGGACGAAGCAATGGTGCATCCCTACTTCAACGATTTAAACCCTGCCATTAAAAACGATCGTTGTCAGTAGTGAATGCCACTCGAATTGCCTCGATCTACAGCGTATGTCGCGAGTAGCGTAACGACCAAAATCACGCCGGCAAAGAtcgtttgttaaaaaaaaatatatatatatatatataaaatatatattatatatatataatatacaatatataaaaaacgatatatttatatattatatatatatataatataactagtATCGTAAGTATATATTTCGCACTCGATGCGTCGGTTATGACGCGAGACGAAGCGACGGGTCCTGTGTTATAATAAGAATGTCCAAGAGAAATCAATAAATTGTCAATTTTATTAGCGACGACGATTTATATTCGAAACGCGCAGAGTGCGTGATATATTTCAGAAACTTACTGTACAAAATATCGCCAAAGATTTCCGTAAACTACATACACACGTGTATTGCTGATCGTATATGAACTTGTATTACGCATGGCGTCTAGTCGCGTGTAGTCGCGTCTAGCCGCGTATGCACGTTCGTTTATTCACTTGCTCACTTATTTTGTAgatgtttgtatatttattaatttatctattcgttaatttatctatttatttaacgattacGAAATAATTTACAGATATTAAATACATTTCTTAAAGATATCTCATACGGTCTCTTGATCGAACCTTTACATCGCGTCAAAGGGAAACCTGTGCGCTTCTTGAAGCTTCTCGATCTTATCTTCCCTTCGCTCTTTCCAATAAAGAGCGACGATGATAAAGGATATCAAACTGCAGGTGCCGGTCAACGCGGCGGCGCTcaacaaaattaatttactgGGAGTTACTAATAGCTGGGCTTTCCATCGCCAAGGTTCTGCTATCGGATTCGGAATCATTACCATCTGGGAGTTGGGGATGATTTGCGGCCATTCCCGAGATTTTCCGCCGACCTGTCGTGAGAAACAAACACACCGATCAGTTCGCGAACAACAACGCGAAAAACAGGCATGTAAGTTCGCGCGAATATACTTACCCCGATAGTGAGAGCGTCGACAAAGTTGGGTGTTCTACCTAGACCAAAGATCGTGTATGGTAAATTCAAGGAAAAGTGTGCGCTTTGCGGTAGCTGAGCCGCAATCGCGTTACGTGGGCTGCCGTCTTGAGTGGTGGTCCGATATGCTATCGACGGACCGGGAAGATTCGTCCCGTATGTTCTCTTTTTCTTGCCGAGCGAGCCCGGCGAAATTGGATACATGCTATTGTTACGGCCCGTGAGTACCATCACTTTGACAAAGTTTGCGTCGTAGTCCAAACTGTTTTTGAACGCCGCTGTACGGTAGCTGTTGCTACTTTTGTCCACTTCGACTAAAATCACGTCCAAAATGCCATCTTGATAGAAGTCGTAGAACACCGCCATCGCGGTTTCGTTGTGGAACGGATTTAACGCCTGCCACTTCACTTGGAATTTTCGAGCGAACGAGTTACACGAATCGCACGCGACGTTCTCCAGCAAATAGGATCGCGTCTGTTTGCCGCTAGTCGACTTGAGCGTAGCCAGCAAGTCTGGATATCCGTCCATATTGAAGTCACCGCCGCGGAGAGTAATGGTGTCGGTGTATCGTTGCCCGTTAGGCACCACGAAGCCCCACAGTACGTTGTCTCCGTCCCTGAAGTTCACTTCCAGATTATACCACGTGTCGGAGGAGTACATCATGATCGTGCTGTTGGTACACGCGTTATCGAAACAGAGGGGCAAAAGCAAATCCATTTTGCCGGTTAGCTCGACGTCCAGATAGAGCGTTTGTCCGAGGACACCGTTGAAATTCTCTGAAATTCCATAGGGAAACGATATCAGCTTGTAAAATTCGAATCCTTGCTCGACTCCCAgccaaatttcaaaatttttgttCGTAGTGACCACCAGATCGGCCAAGAAATCGTTGTTCAGGTCTAGATAAGCGTTCGAATGGGGTTGACTGATCGGTGACAGAGGTTGCGATAGATATGACGATGCCTTCATCGGCACGGATCTCGGAGATTTTCTACTATCGTCGAATATCCAGAACGTTCTCTTTCCATATTCATCCAAGCCGAACAGATCTATTATCATATCGCCGTTATAGTCGAGAGCCAACGGTTGACCCGTCATCTTTATCAGTGGTTCGTTCGTGCAATTTAACCGACCTTTTCCACCCCACAATACGTATCCGTATgacaatttcttttcttcgttgtaCGTGATCACCAGTACGTCCATGAATACGTCTCCATCGAAATCTCCTGGTACTACACCGACGATGAGATGACGAAAGGTGCAGCTCAAGTCAGAGCTGGGTCTCAAATGAGGCTCCTGTTCGGCAGCAAGAAAGATTTCAACCCTCATACCATTTTCGCGCAACATAAACACGTCGGTCAATTCGTCGGAGTTGAAATCACCGAAAGCGGCTGGCATACCGTCCAATACGCTTCCGAACACCGCAGGAGTAATGTCGTTGCATTTCACTGCAATCGCAGTCCCTATCACCAGCACGATTATCGACTGAATCCTCATCGTGCCGTCCGTCGTTACTTATCTGGAAacagatattttattt from Bombus terrestris chromosome 11, iyBomTerr1.2, whole genome shotgun sequence includes the following:
- the LOC105666199 gene encoding uncharacterized protein LOC105666199 isoform X2, which codes for MARDEDRRREGSRVTDNGFRRRVQRFGACVLQERFTPRSVHSTRLHPIYFEETRDEPVHGTRFLPKKHSRTRIATLTTTDGTTFPPPIEVKSTMTRHCFLVLSILALSIAGCVLAVQAETSSLRREFYGPSKPEFLVEYLEGHAARKQRDDQDDPADDRPRRVRPFARDTQARLSSGSTRYLADDYADESSAASKSIALSPIDRQLLERFVKRNIDEIDRTAFDNFFKRNLDEIDRVGWSGFVKRFADDTITGDGRINVLAQRG
- the LOC105666199 gene encoding uncharacterized protein LOC105666199 isoform X1 encodes the protein MARDEDRRREGSRVTDNGFRRRVQRFGACVLQERFTPRSVHSTRLHPIYFEETRDEPVHGTRFLPKKHSRTRIATLTTTDGTTFPPPIEVKSTMTRHCFLVLSILALSIAGCVLAVQAETSSLRREFYGPSKPEFLVEYLEGHGSPRENAAQDERYQSARPSYVERRLFSRGSILPGKGRWYVHEGKAEDDRFSRNLDQIGGGNLLRRGLVVERDGSYDSSRRWLPSRRNLDQIGGGNLLREADYRNERNLDSIGGGNLVRGLDGAADHLRRNLDQIGGGNLVRNLPDDASREPAETR
- the LOC110119691 gene encoding uncharacterized protein LOC110119691 — translated: MGMNEIEEDVGKELRVTGRITTQSANLAAVLRRFTGLEENVIELVRMDRNRENAKVETPVDVTTEIERVVAAAERKSAEDRRVAGEKDGVEEAERVGDGATRNPLSKFSACGHRETGAVVARKSMDGRSRVRTMPEVRLLGESRQTK
- the LOC100644730 gene encoding cyclin-dependent-like kinase 5 — translated: MQKYEKLEKIGEGTYGTVFKAKNRETHEIVALKRVRLDEDDEGVPSSALREICLLKELKHKNVVRLYDVLHSDKKLTLVFEHCDQDLKKYFDSLNGEIDLDVVKSFLYQLLRGLAFCHSRNVLHRDLKPQNLLINKNGELKLADFGLARAFGIPVKCYSAEVVTLWYRPPDVLFGAKLYTTSIDMWSAGCIFAELANAGRPLFPGSDVDDQLKRIFKMLGTPVEETWPDFTTLPDYKPFPLYHPAQGLAQVTPKLNSRGRDLLQKLLVCNPALRLSADEAMVHPYFNDLNPAIKNDRCQ
- the LOC100644970 gene encoding T-cell immunomodulatory protein; its protein translation is MRIQSIIVLVIGTAIAVKCNDITPAVFGSVLDGMPAAFGDFNSDELTDVFMLRENGMRVEIFLAAEQEPHLRPSSDLSCTFRHLIVGVVPGDFDGDVFMDVLVITYNEEKKLSYGYVLWGGKGRLNCTNEPLIKMTGQPLALDYNGDMIIDLFGLDEYGKRTFWIFDDSRKSPRSVPMKASSYLSQPLSPISQPHSNAYLDLNNDFLADLVVTTNKNFEIWLGVEQGFEFYKLISFPYGISENFNGVLGQTLYLDVELTGKMDLLLPLCFDNACTNSTIMMYSSDTWYNLEVNFRDGDNVLWGFVVPNGQRYTDTITLRGGDFNMDGYPDLLATLKSTSGKQTRSYLLENVACDSCNSFARKFQVKWQALNPFHNETAMAVFYDFYQDGILDVILVEVDKSSNSYRTAAFKNSLDYDANFVKVMVLTGRNNSMYPISPGSLGKKKRTYGTNLPGPSIAYRTTTQDGSPRNAIAAQLPQSAHFSLNLPYTIFGLGRTPNFVDALTIGVGGKSREWPQIIPNSQMVMIPNPIAEPWRWKAQLLVTPSKLILLSAAALTGTCSLISFIIVALYWKERREDKIEKLQEAHRFPFDAM